AAGAGCACCGGCAGTATATCAGTGATCTTGAGAATATCCTCGATTCCCTGACCGCCGCCAGTTCCGAATATGTTATCCAGAATGAATTCGATGAAATCTACACCCGCAACGGGGCGGCCGAATTCAATGCTACCACCGGTTACGATTTTACCCATTACTTCGTCTCCCTGCCGGCCAACCGGATGGAGCTGTGGTTTGCCATGGAATCGGATCGCCTTAAACACCCCGCCTTGCGGGAATTCTTCCCGGAACGGGACGTGGTCAGTGAGGAACGGCGGCTTTCCGTGGAAAACTCGCCCGAGGCTAAGTTGTTCGAGCAATTGATCGGAACCGCCTTTATTGCCCATCCTTACCAGATCTTCTGGGAATGGCAATCCGAGGAAAATAATCTCACTCGTTCCGATCTCCGGAATTTCTTCGATACCTATTATATCCCCTCGCGCCTGACGGTGGCGGTGGTTGGTGATGTCCGTCTCGAGGAGGTGCAGAATCTGGCCGAGCGATATTTCGGCGATATTCCGCCCGCTCCCGATCCAGAACCGATTTATACGGTTGAACCGGAACAGCCCGGTGAGCGGCGAGTTGATGTGTCTTTCGAATCCAACCCGGTCATTTCGATTGCCTACCACAAGACGGCTTTTGACTCCGATGATGAACCGGCCTTCCGGGTTATCGACCGGCTTCTCGGAAGCGGACGAACCTCGCGCCTGTTCAAATCACTGGTGATCGACCGTCAACTCTGTCTTGCCGTTTCGACCTACACTTTCCCCGGGGGCATGATGGGCGATTTGCATAACGCCGTCTTCTGTATCGATGCTTATCCCAAAGAAGGAATCGAAAACGTGGAAGTCGAAAAAGCCATATATGAAGAACTCGAGAAACTGGCTTCCGTGCCGGTCGGGGAACGGGAATTGCAGAAGGTTAAAAACAACATCGATGCCGCCTTTATCTGGGCCTCATACAGCAACATCGGCCTGGCGGCCTATCTGGCCACCGCCCAAGGATTGGCCAAAGACTGGAAATATATTATGAAAATGCGGGATCGTCTCAAAGCCGTCACCGCCGAGGATATCATGAATACCACCCGTAAATATTTCACCCTCGAAAACCGAACGGTGGCGACCCTGATTCCCGTTGGGAAAGGAGAGGTCCAATGAAAAAGGCTTTCCTTACTATTATCATCTGGCTGATCGGGATTTTATCGGTGATGGCCGTCAATCCCCGCGATATGAAATTCGGGCCGCTTCAATTCAAACCGTCCGAACCGGTGCGGTTTGTCGCGGATAATGGCA
The Candidatus Zixiibacteriota bacterium DNA segment above includes these coding regions:
- a CDS encoding insulinase family protein, whose translation is MKMSGISALAGILLLLLGGGGLAAQDEMQFPVKQFTLDNGLTFLVVERHNAPVFSGYIVVGAGSAYEKIGDIGTAHLLEHMMFKGSQSIGTTDYLAEKELMDKEDSVWAKIDMARQQTRYIALNEPEKLEEHRQYISDLENILDSLTAASSEYVIQNEFDEIYTRNGAAEFNATTGYDFTHYFVSLPANRMELWFAMESDRLKHPALREFFPERDVVSEERRLSVENSPEAKLFEQLIGTAFIAHPYQIFWEWQSEENNLTRSDLRNFFDTYYIPSRLTVAVVGDVRLEEVQNLAERYFGDIPPAPDPEPIYTVEPEQPGERRVDVSFESNPVISIAYHKTAFDSDDEPAFRVIDRLLGSGRTSRLFKSLVIDRQLCLAVSTYTFPGGMMGDLHNAVFCIDAYPKEGIENVEVEKAIYEELEKLASVPVGERELQKVKNNIDAAFIWASYSNIGLAAYLATAQGLAKDWKYIMKMRDRLKAVTAEDIMNTTRKYFTLENRTVATLIPVGKGEVQ